A genomic stretch from Candidatus Hydrogenedentota bacterium includes:
- a CDS encoding ABC transporter ATP-binding protein: MARNIVTLQGVTKTYRMGDTILHALHDLNLEIDEGEYVAIMGPSGCGKSTLLNVRGCLDRPSQGMYSLGGQDVSTLNDDALSEIRGARLGFIFQSYNLIQQLNVLENIQVPLYYQGRNAHESRSIALKLAERVGLGQRIHHKPMELSGGQQQRVGIARALVNDPILLLADEPTGNLDSASGVEILELFDELRRNGKTIIMVTHDPDIGLRADRIVRLRDGCLEEDVRNVHH, encoded by the coding sequence ATGGCGCGAAATATTGTTACATTGCAGGGCGTCACGAAAACCTATCGAATGGGGGATACGATTCTGCACGCCCTGCATGATCTCAATCTGGAAATTGATGAGGGTGAATATGTCGCCATTATGGGCCCCAGTGGCTGCGGGAAATCGACCTTGCTGAACGTGCGCGGTTGTCTTGACCGCCCTTCACAAGGGATGTATAGCCTTGGCGGACAGGATGTTTCTACACTCAATGATGATGCTTTGTCCGAGATACGGGGAGCGCGTCTCGGCTTTATTTTCCAATCCTACAACCTTATCCAACAACTGAATGTGCTGGAAAATATTCAAGTGCCCCTTTATTATCAGGGCAGAAATGCCCATGAAAGCCGCAGCATCGCTTTAAAATTGGCGGAACGTGTGGGCTTGGGACAGCGGATTCATCATAAGCCTATGGAGCTGTCCGGGGGACAGCAGCAGCGCGTCGGCATTGCCCGTGCTTTGGTCAATGACCCAATTTTATTGCTGGCAGATGAACCGACGGGAAATCTGGATTCTGCTTCAGGCGTAGAAATATTAGAACTCTTTGATGAACTGCGCCGAAATGGAAAGACCATTATCATGGTAACCCACGATCCTGATATTGGATTGCGTGCAGATCGTATTGTGCGCTTACGTGATGGTTGTCTGGAGGAGGATGTGCGCAATGTCCACCACTAG
- a CDS encoding FtsX-like permease family protein yields the protein MSTTRLKSLRSLFALGKMRRAIILGFKTLWLHRMRSMLTMLGIVFGVCSVVAMLAVGEGAGYEAQEQIRRLGSQNIILKSIKPTETERISTEQSRISEYGLRYDDIKRIQDTIPSVRVLAPGRIIRNHVWNATRRVDAEIIGVVPWYLDIRKLAITEGRFFTDIEFDGYENVCVIGTSVADRLFPLSTPINHNVRIGSDYYKVIGVVESEASVSAGASGNNQEGDNAKNGSGNGYAPRVYIPLTAAKNRFGETLVRQSQGTFEAERVELHEAIVQVARLEDVEETALVIDSILSSQRRTRDYEMVVPLELLRQAERTKQIFNTVLGAIAAISLLVGGIGIMNIMLASVTERTREIGIRRALGAKKRDIIIQFLIETVILSGTGGLIGVIIGVTIPLGISYFAHMMTIVTPWAPMLAFSISCFVGIVFGIYPALRAANMDPVDALRHE from the coding sequence ATGTCCACCACTAGACTAAAAAGCCTACGCTCCCTTTTCGCATTGGGAAAAATGCGCCGTGCCATCATCTTGGGCTTTAAAACGCTCTGGCTCCATCGTATGCGTTCGATGCTTACCATGTTGGGTATCGTCTTTGGCGTGTGCTCCGTCGTTGCTATGCTTGCTGTGGGAGAAGGCGCGGGCTATGAGGCACAAGAACAGATCCGCCGTTTGGGCAGCCAAAACATTATTCTCAAAAGTATCAAGCCAACAGAAACGGAACGTATCAGCACAGAACAAAGCCGTATCTCTGAATATGGATTACGGTATGATGATATCAAGCGTATCCAAGACACGATCCCGAGTGTGCGGGTCCTTGCGCCGGGGCGGATCATCAGAAATCATGTGTGGAATGCGACCAGACGCGTTGATGCTGAGATCATCGGCGTCGTGCCGTGGTATCTTGATATACGTAAACTGGCGATCACGGAAGGGCGTTTTTTTACGGACATTGAATTTGACGGCTATGAAAATGTATGCGTAATCGGCACCTCGGTGGCTGATCGCCTTTTCCCGCTTTCCACACCGATCAACCACAACGTGCGCATTGGCTCCGATTATTACAAAGTGATTGGTGTCGTAGAATCGGAAGCCTCTGTTTCCGCCGGCGCCTCGGGAAATAATCAAGAAGGGGACAATGCGAAAAACGGCAGCGGCAACGGATACGCGCCACGGGTATACATCCCCTTGACAGCGGCGAAGAATCGCTTTGGTGAAACCTTGGTTCGTCAAAGCCAAGGTACCTTTGAAGCGGAACGGGTGGAACTTCATGAAGCGATTGTGCAGGTTGCCCGCCTTGAAGACGTGGAAGAAACGGCTTTGGTCATAGACAGTATTCTGTCTAGTCAACGGCGCACCCGTGATTATGAGATGGTCGTTCCTTTGGAACTGCTGCGGCAGGCAGAACGAACCAAGCAAATATTTAATACGGTGCTGGGCGCCATCGCCGCCATTTCTCTTTTAGTCGGCGGTATCGGCATTATGAATATTATGCTTGCCAGCGTGACTGAGCGCACCCGAGAAATCGGTATACGCCGCGCCTTGGGAGCCAAGAAGCGCGACATTATCATCCAGTTCTTGATTGAGACTGTTATCTTGTCGGGAACAGGCGGACTCATCGGCGTGATTATCGGCGTTACCATTCCTTTGGGGATCAGTTATTTCGCACACATGATGACCATTGTCACGCCATGGGCGCCTATGCTCGCCTTTTCCATCTCCTGCTTCGTTGGGATTGTCTTTGGTATTTATCCCGCCTTACGCGCAGCGAACATGGATCCGGTGGACGCACTGCGCCACGAATAA